CGATGGCGACTTCGACTCGATCATCCACTGGCTAGAGTCGACCAACAACGCATACGGCCTCTACACCTCGACCATGGATCCGCGCTGGATTGTTGACGGCAAGGCCACATACAACTTCGGTCGTTACGATAACCCGGATGTCACCGCTGCCCTGAACCAGTACGCTTCTGCTTCCTCGGACGAGGAGCGCGAGGCCGCCCTGGAAGTGATCCAGAAGCATTACGTCGAGGACATCCCAGCGATCACACTCGGCGCTCATCCGCTGCTGGCCGAGTACAACACCCGCAACTACGTGGGCTGGCCGGATGCGGATGATCCGTACGCTCCAGGCGATCCCACTCAGCCGAACATCGTTATGGTTCTGCAAAAGCTACAAGTTAAGTAACTGAGAAACGTGCTGGGCGGGGCCATCTCTTCTCGTCCCCGCCCAGCACCTAGCCGAAAGCGATCACTCAACGATGAGTAACTCCCTCCTTTCAGTGCGCGATTTCTCGGTGGTGTACGACGTCGATCCACCAGTAAGAGCGGTGACTGACGTCAGCCTGGAACTAGAGCGCGGTGAGATCCTTGGACTGGCCGGCGAAAGTGGCTGCGGAAAAACCACGCTCGCCTACGGAATCCAACGTCTCCTTAAACCCCCTGCCGTCATCACAGGTGGTGAGGTAGTCTTCCACGACACCTCAGGAACCGACATCAACGTGAACAGTCTCAACGCGAACCAAATGCAGCACTTCCGCTGGGACAAAATCTCGATGGTCTTCCAGGGCGCAATGAACGCACTGAATCCGGTGGCTCCTATCGGTAAACAACTTGAGGACGTTTACATCGTCCACCGTCCCAAGATGTCCAAAGCAGAGCGACGACACGAAGTAAACGAACTCCTTGAAATCGTCAAGGTGGGCGCTGATCGGGCGCGATCCTACCCCCATGAACTCTCCGGTGGAATGCGCCAGCGCGTCATGATCGCCATGGCACTCGCCCTGCGCCCACAGTTAATGATTATGGATGAGCCAACGACGGCTCTGGATGTTCTGGTCCAACGCGAGATTCTTCAGCAAATCTCCACCCTTCGCGAAGAATTCGGCTTCACCGTCGTGTTTATTACCCATGATCTGCCCCTGCTCCTAGAGATATCGGACCGTATCGCAATCATGCGGGAGGGCCGAATCGTTGAGATGGCCCCCGCAGAACAGATCTGGAACGACCCTCAAAACGAATACACAAAGAAGCTTCTTGCCTCGTTCCCACGGTTGACAGGATCGAAGGGAGTCGTGAACCGATGACCGACCTCAACTTCAACCATGTAACCAAGATCTACAACGTTCGTGGAGCCGGACAAATCAAGGCTCTTGACGATGTCACGTTCTCACTTCGCTCAAAACAGACCATCGGTCTGGTGGGACAGTCCGGCAGTGGTAAATCAACCATCGCGAAGATCCTGACCGGCCTTGAGACACAGACCGAGGGCGAGGTACTCATTGATGGTGATCCGATCCCGCGCCGCGGAAGTGCCCTACGTAAATATCGCCAAGAGCTACGCATGGTCTTCCAGGACCCCTTTGCTTCGCTCAATCCTTACCACACCATTCGCCACCACATCGAACGACCACTGCTGCTTGACAAGGTTGTCCCCAAAGCCGAAGTGGATCGGGAGGTACGCAGACTCCTTGAACGCGTGCGACTGGTTCCAAGCGAAGTCATCGATCGCCGCCCCCACGAACTCTCTGGAGGACAGCGACAACGCGTCGCGATCGCTCGCGCCCTCGCTTCCCGCCCGACCCTACTCGTCGCAGATGAACCGGTTTCGATGCTGGACGTGTCAATTCGCCTCGGCGTCTTGAACCTGCTTGCCGACCTGCAGCGCGAGGAGGGACTGGGAGTCCTCTACATAACGCACGATCTGGCAACCGCCCGACATTTCAGCGATGAGATCATCGTCCTCAATCAGGGCCGAATCGTTGAGCAGGGCAGTGCAGACGAGGTCATCCTGCACCCGAAAAATACCTATACGAAGAACCTGCTTGCCGCGTCCCCTGATCCTGAGAAGCATTTCGCGCAGGCATCCAGCATCCTTGGAGGGACGCAATGAGCTCCGCGGATTCATCGGTACGAGATGACGTTGAGGTCTTCTTGACCGAGCCCGACCCCATTGAGGCGGGAACTACAGCAACGAAGGTATATCGGGGGCGGACGCGGATTCCGTGGCGTTTTCTCGGAAGTCGTGCGCTGTTCTACCTGTTTACCCTCTGGGCTGCGCTGACGATCAACTTCTTCGTTCCCAGAATGATGAAAGGGGATGCCGTAAGTCAGTACCTGTCGCGGAACAAGAACGTGAGCCCCGAGGCGGCGGACGCACTCCGGGCTTTGCTGGGACTGGACACTGACAAATCCATGTGGGACCAGTACGTCGACTACTGGAAACTTCTGGCCCACGGTGACTTGGGTATCTCAATCACCCACGGGATGCGTCCCGTTACTGAAGTTATCGCCGGGGCCCTCCCCTGGACCATCGGTTTGGTCGGCGTCGCCACCATCCTTGCCTTCACAATCGGTACGGTTGGCGGGGCGATAATCGGGTGGAAACGCGGAAGCAAACTCGACGTTTTCATCCCCATCACTACCTTCTTCAACACAATCCCCTACTTCTGGCTCGGTCTTCTGGCCATCTCCGTCTTCTCTGTTGGTCTTGGTTGGTTCCCAATCGGTAAGGCGTTCGGTGCGGGGGTTACCCCCGAGTTGTCGTGGAGCTTCATCGGCGAGGTCATTTACCACGGGACCCTTCCGGCTCTGACCATCGTCCTCGCCTCCCTCGGAGGCTGGATGCTTGGAATGCGCAACATGATGCTGACTGTGTTGGACGAAGACTACATAACCGTCGCGCAGGCCAAGGGAATGCCAAACAAGCGTGTCCTATGGCGCTACGCCGCCCGTAACGCGGTGCTACCGCAGATACAGAGTTTTGCCCTGTCACTCGGCTTCATTGTCGGTGGCACAGTCGTGATGGAAATGGTCTTCAGCTACCCCGGAGTCGGAAAAATGCTTCTGGATGCAACCAACGCGAAAGACTACGCGCTAATGCAGGGTGTTTTCCTGATCATCACCCTGTCCGTGCTGATCGCAAACATCCTCGCTGATGTCGCCTACGCATTCCTTGATCCGCGTACCCGCCAGACGGAGTCCTGAACAATGACCACATATGAGCCCGCCGCTTTCGGCGAAGATGCAGAGACCAACGATCTTGATGCGGCCATGGAGCCGACTCCAGAAAGCGCATGGAGCAAGTTTGTCGCCTCATTCTCGATGTTCCGTAATGGCAAGTCCATTGCCGGCCTCACAATCCTCGGCATCTTTTTACTCATCGCGATATTCGCCCCCGTGATCGCTCCCTACCCACCGACACAGATCGATGCGATGGCACGCCTGCAACCTCCATCATCCGCACACTGGCTCGGGACGACGCACCTTGGTGAGGACGTATTCAGCCAGGTCATCTGGGGCACCCGCGGAGTCATGGTAGTGGGCATCCTCGCCACGATTATCGCCATCACTATCGCGGTCACGGTCGGCGTTGTCTCCGGTTATCTTTCCGGCTGGAAGAGCGAGTCGCTCTCCGCGCTCGCGAACGTGTTCCTGGTGATTCCCGGCCTACCACTTATCATCGTGGTTGCCTCACTGTTCGAGGATCCGCCACTGTGGGTCATTTCCCTGGTCTTAGGACTCACCGGATGGGCCTGGGGAGCGCGAGTCCTTCGTGCACAGACCATGTCACTTCGCAACCGTGACTTCGTTCAGGCAGCGAAGGCTAACGGCGAACCGCTGTACCGAATCATTGCGGTCGAAATGCTCCCTAACCTAATGGGCCTTATCGCCGCGAGCGTCGTCGGCACAATGACCGCCGCCGTTCTCAGCTTGACCACGCTCTCCTTCATCGGCGTTATCCCCGTAAGCAACTACAACTGGGGAACCATCCTTAACTGGGCGTCCGCACAGGGTGCGTTCCAACAAAACCAGTGGTGGTGGTACCTCCCTCCGGGGCTCTGCATTGCAGCCATCGGTGTCGCTCTGTCCCTACTCAACTTTGGCATCGACGAGTACGTTAACCCACGCCTCAGGTCTGCCGGTGAACGGGCTCGCGCAATGAAGAAGCGCGGCATGAACGTGAACGACACGGTCACTCAAGTCCGGGCAGTTTCTGAGACCAAGAGCTAGCAGTTCCAAACCCAAATCACTCCTACTTTCTGAAAGAGTTCAAAATGTCTTACGATCCGTCCGCACCCTACCTGGACGCTTCACTTTCCATTTCCAAGCGGGTCGACGATCTGCTCGGCCGCATGACTCTGCCGGAGAAGGTCGGACAGATGATGCAGATCGACGCTCGTGGTGACATCGAGGAGTTCGTGCGGGACAAGACGGTCGGGTCGATCCTTCACACCTCGCCCGAGCGGATCGAGAAGGCATACGAACTCAGCCAGCAGACACGCCTCCGGATTCCCCTACTGGTTGGTGAGGACTGTATTCACGGTCATTCCTTTTGGCCGGGTGCCACCATTTTCCCAACTCAGCTGGGGATGGCTGCCTCATTCAATCCTGACCTGATGCGTAGGTTCGCCCGCGGCGCGGCGACAGAGATCGCTGCGACCGGAACCCACTGGACTTTTTCTCCGGTGCTCTGCATTGCAAGGGACCTGCGCTGGGGACGTGTCGATGAAACGTTCGGTGAGGACCCCTATCTCATCGGCGAACTTGCTACCGCGGTCGTCGAGGGATATCAGGGCCAGGGACTTGAGGACCCCACAGCGGTCCTCGCCACCGCGAAGCATTTCGCTGGGTACAGCGAAACCCAGGGCGGTCGAGACGCCTCCGAAGCCGATATTTCCAGGCGCAAGCTACGTTCCTGGTTCCTCCCTCCGTTTGAGAAAGTGGCCCGTGCGGGATGTCGAACATTCATGCTCGGCTACCAGACCACCGACGGAGTGCCAATCACTCTGAACGAGTGGCTACTTACCGACGTGCTTCGCGGCGAGTGGGGCTATACCGGTACTCTGATCACCGACTGGGACAACGTTGGTCGCATGGTCTGGGAGCAGAAGATTCAACCGGACATTGCACATGCCTCAGCGGCCGCAACTGAGGCGGGCAACGACATGATCATGACGACTCCCTCGTTCTATGAAGGAGCTCTCCAAGCAGTTGAGAATGGTCTACTTAGCCCGGATGCCTTCGACAGAGCGGTGGCTCGAATCCTCGCTCTCAAGTTTGAACTGGGGCTGTTCGAGAATCCGCGACTGCCCGACCACGAGTTGATCGGTGAGGTGGTTGGTTCTTATCAGGAGCTAAATCTGGAGGTGGCGCGCGAATCCCTCGTACTTCTTGAGAACGACGGAACACTACCGCTTGCCGCGCCTTTGAAAGCAGCGGTCATCGGACCTGTGGCCGATGACGTTGACTGTCTGCTTGGGGACTGGGCAGGTAGGTCGGGGCAGGCAGAAATGCCCGAAGGGCAACCTCGTGAAATGTCCACCACTCCACTTGACGGGATTAGGGCGATTATTGAGGAGCGCGGAGGCGAGGTAGCTTACGCGCGCGGGGCCAACATCGCTAATCTTCTGCCGAACCCAGAGGGGCCGACTTTCCCCGACGGCCAGCCACGGATGCCGATCATCTCCCCCGCCCCGCTAGACCAGGGCATGATCGATGAGGCAGTATCAGAGGCGAACGACTCGGATGTCATCGTCGCCGTTGTCGGCGACAACATTTTCTTGTGTGGAGAGGGTAGATCGACTGCAACACTGAATCTGATCGGCGGACAGAATGCCCTGATCGACGCGTTGATCGAGACTGGAAAGCCTGTTGTCATAGTGCTTCTGGCGTCGAAGCCACTGATCTTGCCTCCCTCGGCTGACAGGGCCGCGGCCGTCATATGGGCAGCAAACCCAGGGATGAAAGGCGGCACGGCTCTTGCCGAGCTGATCTTCGGAGATATTGAGCCCGTCGGGCGTCTGCCGATCTCATTTGCGCGTCACGCCGGGCAACAACCAACTTTTTACACGCAGATTCGTGGACAGCACGGTGATCGATACGCAGACCTGACTCAAGAACCCGCATGGGCGTTTGGCGAGGGCAAGTCCTATACAACGGTTCAGTACAGCGACCTTCGACTGGATTCGGCCGAGCTGGGAATCGCGGACACCGTCGTCGGGCATGTGAAGGTGGCTAACACAGGTAGCAGACCGACCCGCGAAACGGTTCAGGCCTATATTCGCGACGAGGTCACCAGCGTCAGTTGGGCCGACCGTGAGCTGAAAACCTTTACGCAAGTGTGGGTCCAGCCTGGAGAGACCGTGGAGGTTGAGTTACGAGTTCCCGTTGCTGAATGCACAATCGTGGATGCAAAAGGCAACCGCGTGGTTGAGCCGGGTAGGTTCTCGCTGCTGGTGGGTCCTTCCTCACGCAAAGTTGACCTTATTGAGGCATCATTCCTAGTTAGATAAATGTGGCCGGATAACAAGCGCGGTGCCCGCGAATTGCTAAACTTGGGACCGATCTATTAGTTAGGCAAGAGCGATGACAACGGCTGGTACAGGGCATCAACAGAGCGCCAAGAATCGGCCTGAGACCTTAGAAAAGCGCCAGGCAATTCTTGAGGCCGCAACCGAGGTTTTCGGGCAGAAGGGATACAAGAACGGATCCCTCGCCGAGATTGCTCAGCGTGTCGGTTTGACCCGTGCGGGGGTTCTCCATCACTTTGGAAGCAAAGAGAATCTGCTTCTGGAATCCGTGAAGATTCGTGACACCTCGGACCTTGAGGAAAAAGGACGAGCCTCGATGCCCTCGGGCCGCGAGCAGTTTGATCACCTTATCGATACGGCGTTTCGTAACGCTAAGCGCCGGGGCATAGTCCAGACGTTCGTGGTGATGTCATCTGAGGCGATAACCGAAGACCACCCGACCCACGGATACTACGAGGAGCGCTATCAGAATCTCCGCCTCGAAATAGCGACCAACTTTCGTGAACTCTGCAAAGAAGAGGGGATTGAGGACACCAGCACCGTGGACAATGCAGCGGCATCGATCCTCGCGGTGATGGATGGCCTTCAGTATCAGTGGTTACTCGAACCCGAATGCCTCGATCTGGGCGAGGCGACTGCCTTCGCCATTAATGCAATAGTCGACTCGGTTCTACGGCCGACATCCTGAGGCCACCCGGGAGCGCACAAAACGGTTCCGTGTCCCGTCTCAAAGTCGAGGCTGGTGACGATAGTTCAGCGCCCCCATTGCCACTGCACGTCACGTCACCAGCCTCCAGGAGTTCCGGGACTCGCTACCCGTTGCTCCGCTTGCGGCAAGAGGCTAGATTCGCCGCAAGTTCCACTGACGAAAGCGCCAGTTCACAACATCACCTGTCCGCAGACTTCTTCTTTCGGGGCTTAGGCGGGTACCCGGCACGCCACATGAAGACTCCCCCGGCCACCACACCCGCAGGTAGAATCACGGCCCACCATGGAAATCCCGGAATGTCCGGCACCGCCTGCGCGGCGGCGATGTCCGCCTCAGGCGTTGGCGTTACTCGCTTAGCCGTAACCAAATATCTGTGCGTATTGATGCCAAGCGGGGTACATGTGACCAGCGTGACGATGTCTTTGCCGCCCTGCACGATTAGCGACCCGGTTTCTTCCGGGAGAATCGTTTGAGTCTCGTAAACCTCGTACGTGAGCACCTCACCGGCAACAGAGATTGTGAAGGTATCCC
The sequence above is a segment of the Actinomycetaceae bacterium MB13-C1-2 genome. Coding sequences within it:
- a CDS encoding TetR/AcrR family transcriptional regulator: MTTAGTGHQQSAKNRPETLEKRQAILEAATEVFGQKGYKNGSLAEIAQRVGLTRAGVLHHFGSKENLLLESVKIRDTSDLEEKGRASMPSGREQFDHLIDTAFRNAKRRGIVQTFVVMSSEAITEDHPTHGYYEERYQNLRLEIATNFRELCKEEGIEDTSTVDNAAASILAVMDGLQYQWLLEPECLDLGEATAFAINAIVDSVLRPTS
- a CDS encoding ABC transporter permease; its protein translation is MSSADSSVRDDVEVFLTEPDPIEAGTTATKVYRGRTRIPWRFLGSRALFYLFTLWAALTINFFVPRMMKGDAVSQYLSRNKNVSPEAADALRALLGLDTDKSMWDQYVDYWKLLAHGDLGISITHGMRPVTEVIAGALPWTIGLVGVATILAFTIGTVGGAIIGWKRGSKLDVFIPITTFFNTIPYFWLGLLAISVFSVGLGWFPIGKAFGAGVTPELSWSFIGEVIYHGTLPALTIVLASLGGWMLGMRNMMLTVLDEDYITVAQAKGMPNKRVLWRYAARNAVLPQIQSFALSLGFIVGGTVVMEMVFSYPGVGKMLLDATNAKDYALMQGVFLIITLSVLIANILADVAYAFLDPRTRQTES
- a CDS encoding glycoside hydrolase family 3 N-terminal domain-containing protein, translating into MSYDPSAPYLDASLSISKRVDDLLGRMTLPEKVGQMMQIDARGDIEEFVRDKTVGSILHTSPERIEKAYELSQQTRLRIPLLVGEDCIHGHSFWPGATIFPTQLGMAASFNPDLMRRFARGAATEIAATGTHWTFSPVLCIARDLRWGRVDETFGEDPYLIGELATAVVEGYQGQGLEDPTAVLATAKHFAGYSETQGGRDASEADISRRKLRSWFLPPFEKVARAGCRTFMLGYQTTDGVPITLNEWLLTDVLRGEWGYTGTLITDWDNVGRMVWEQKIQPDIAHASAAATEAGNDMIMTTPSFYEGALQAVENGLLSPDAFDRAVARILALKFELGLFENPRLPDHELIGEVVGSYQELNLEVARESLVLLENDGTLPLAAPLKAAVIGPVADDVDCLLGDWAGRSGQAEMPEGQPREMSTTPLDGIRAIIEERGGEVAYARGANIANLLPNPEGPTFPDGQPRMPIISPAPLDQGMIDEAVSEANDSDVIVAVVGDNIFLCGEGRSTATLNLIGGQNALIDALIETGKPVVIVLLASKPLILPPSADRAAAVIWAANPGMKGGTALAELIFGDIEPVGRLPISFARHAGQQPTFYTQIRGQHGDRYADLTQEPAWAFGEGKSYTTVQYSDLRLDSAELGIADTVVGHVKVANTGSRPTRETVQAYIRDEVTSVSWADRELKTFTQVWVQPGETVEVELRVPVAECTIVDAKGNRVVEPGRFSLLVGPSSRKVDLIEASFLVR
- a CDS encoding ABC transporter permease; protein product: MTTYEPAAFGEDAETNDLDAAMEPTPESAWSKFVASFSMFRNGKSIAGLTILGIFLLIAIFAPVIAPYPPTQIDAMARLQPPSSAHWLGTTHLGEDVFSQVIWGTRGVMVVGILATIIAITIAVTVGVVSGYLSGWKSESLSALANVFLVIPGLPLIIVVASLFEDPPLWVISLVLGLTGWAWGARVLRAQTMSLRNRDFVQAAKANGEPLYRIIAVEMLPNLMGLIAASVVGTMTAAVLSLTTLSFIGVIPVSNYNWGTILNWASAQGAFQQNQWWWYLPPGLCIAAIGVALSLLNFGIDEYVNPRLRSAGERARAMKKRGMNVNDTVTQVRAVSETKS
- a CDS encoding ATP-binding cassette domain-containing protein; translated protein: MTDLNFNHVTKIYNVRGAGQIKALDDVTFSLRSKQTIGLVGQSGSGKSTIAKILTGLETQTEGEVLIDGDPIPRRGSALRKYRQELRMVFQDPFASLNPYHTIRHHIERPLLLDKVVPKAEVDREVRRLLERVRLVPSEVIDRRPHELSGGQRQRVAIARALASRPTLLVADEPVSMLDVSIRLGVLNLLADLQREEGLGVLYITHDLATARHFSDEIIVLNQGRIVEQGSADEVILHPKNTYTKNLLAASPDPEKHFAQASSILGGTQ
- a CDS encoding ABC transporter ATP-binding protein, which gives rise to MSNSLLSVRDFSVVYDVDPPVRAVTDVSLELERGEILGLAGESGCGKTTLAYGIQRLLKPPAVITGGEVVFHDTSGTDINVNSLNANQMQHFRWDKISMVFQGAMNALNPVAPIGKQLEDVYIVHRPKMSKAERRHEVNELLEIVKVGADRARSYPHELSGGMRQRVMIAMALALRPQLMIMDEPTTALDVLVQREILQQISTLREEFGFTVVFITHDLPLLLEISDRIAIMREGRIVEMAPAEQIWNDPQNEYTKKLLASFPRLTGSKGVVNR